The DNA segment GCGACACCAGCGCTGGCGGGCTTTCGCGCCTTCCTGCACTGCTTGCCGAGCACAAGCCGGAACTGGTGATTATCGAGCTGGGAGGCAATGATGGGCTGCGGGGCCAGCCGCCTGTGCAATTGCAACAGAATCTTGCCGGCATGATCGACAACGCCAGGCAGCAGGGTGCTTCCGTGCTGTTGCTGGGCATGCGCTTGCCGCCCAACTACGGCGTGCGCTACACCACGGCATTCGCCAACGTCTACAGCGCCCTCGCGACGGAGAAGCAGGTGCCGTTGGTGCCGTTCTTCCTTGACGGGGTAGGGGGCGTGCCGGAAATGATGCAACCCGATGGCATCCACCCGGCGGCTCAAGCCCAGTCACGGCTGCTGGAGAACCTCTGGCCGACCCTGGAACCCCTGCTCTGACGCTTTTCCCAAGGCTCGCTTTCGGATAATGTTGCGCACCCTCCCTGGAGTCCTCCATGCCGCGCACCGTCTGGTCCCTGTTTGGCTACAAAGTGATAGAGCCCGACGAGCAACTTGACCTGTTCGCTTGCCGCGAAGTGCGTCTGCATCTGGTGGCGCGTCAGCTCGAACTGGGTGGCTTCGCTGATCGGACCCTGTGCGGGGGCCTGCTGCCAGCGCAGCCGCGCTGGAGTAGTCTAGAACAGGGCCTGTTGCGTGATCGCCGTCTGTGCACCAACTGCCGCTCCACGCTCGAGGTCCAGCGGCAGGGGCAGCACGCGGTCTGGTCGGACGCCTGAGGGCTCCCGGCGCGGCGCGTGCCGGTGTAGAATTCCGAGTCTATTAATCAGTCAATTTGCCAAGGATTCCCGGATGTTGTCGCGCTTTCCAGCCGTCGCCCGCTCCCTGTCATTAGCGTCCCTGCTGGTGGCTGGCCCCGTCACAGCCCTCGAGTTGCCCCTGCCTCCGCCCGGTGAAGACATCGTTGGCCAGGTTCAGGTGATCAAGGCCAAGTACGAAGACACCTTCGCCGATATCGGCGTTGCCAATGACTTGGGCTACCTGGAAATGGTTGCCGCCAACCCCGGCGTCGATCCCTGGCTCCCGGGCGCGGGCACCGAGATCATCCTGCCGACCCGCTACATCTTGCCGCCGGGCCCGCGTGAAGGGATCGTGATCAACCTCGCCGAGTACCGCTTGTACTACTTCCCGAAAGGGCAGAACGTGGTGCACACCTATCCGCTGGGTATTGGTCGTGAAGGCTGGGGCTCGCCCGTCGCCGCCACCACCATTACGGCCAAGACGTCCAATCCGGCCTGGTATCCGCCCAAATCGATCCGTGAAGAGCACGCTGCCGACGGCGATCCGCTGCCGACCGTAGTGCCGCCGGGCCCGGATAACCCGCTTGGTCCGTTCAAGTTCAACCTGGGCGTTCCGGGTTACCTGATCCACGGTTCGAACAAGAAGTTCGGTATCGGTATGCGCGTAAGCCACGGCTGCTTCCGCATGCTCAACAACAACGTGCTGGCGTTGGCCGCCATGGCGCCGGTGGGCACCAAGGTTCGTATCCTGAACGAGCCCTACAAGTTCGGTGTCAGCGGCGGCAAGATTTACCTGGAAGCCCATGCGCCGCTGGATGACAATGGTGATCCGTCGGTAGTGGACAAGCACACGGCTGTGATCAATGCGCTTCTCAAGCGCGAGGATCTGGTCAACACCCTCCGCCTGAATTGGGATGTGGTGCGTGAAGTGGTTGCAGCCGAAGATGGCCTGCCGGTGGAGATCGCCGAGCCCAACTCGGCGGTGGCGGCCAGCATGCCCAATACTGAACTCTAAGCGAGCCTTCGCGTAACAAGAGCCCGCTGAGCGATATGCCAGCGGGCTTTCTTTTGCCCGCGATTCGGCATGCTCTGTAACTCAAGTCCGGATCAGCGTGGCTATTCAACTCACAAGTGGGCGGGATGAGAAAATGCAGGCATTAAAAAAGCCGACCCAGCGAACTGGATCGGCTTTTCCATAGCCCGGAAGGCTATTACTTGCGGCTGGCTTTTTCCAGCATGCGCAGGGCGCGCTCGTTAGCCTCGTCAGCGGTCTGCTGGGCTTTCTGAGCGGCGGCCAGAGCTTCGTCAGCCTTGCGGTAGGCTTCGTCAGCACGGGCTTGAGCGCGAGCAGCTGCGTCTTCAGTCGCAGTCAGACGAGCTTCAGTTTCTTTGGATACGCTGCTGCAACCGGTGGCCAGAACTGCGGCCAGAGCCAGAGCAGAGAATTTCAGAACGTTGTTCATCGTGTTCCCCTTAAGGTGGACATTTCCATAAAGCAATTCCCCGAGCTTGGGAAATTAGCCGGCGTACATACTACCCATAACTTGTAGTAAGTAAACTGACCTTGTGCAAGGCAAGCACATTTTTTTCAGCTTGCCGGCTAGTTCACGAGCAACTAGCGAGGTCGCTGGTCAAAAAACAGCCAGTCTGATTGTTCCTTGATCAGTCGAAATTGCAAGTGTAGGCCCAAGCCGGCACTGCGGAAGGCCTCTTCCCCCCCCCTATTCGGACAGGCGTCACTGCGACCTCGGACATGGATGTTGTTCATGTCGAGACTTGGCTTTGAAAATGGAACTTTCTGCAGAGAACCGAGAAATATCTTCATCTATACAAAGAGCGGCCGTGGTAGTGCCCGTGAGCCGCTGATAAGCTTGCCCGGCTTCCGATATCCATAGCGAAGCGCAGACTTCAAGGACGTCACTATGTCGAAGATTCTCAAGTGGGGATTGCTCTCGGTTCTGGTCGTGGGGCTGATCATCAAGTTGTCACTCTGGTGGTCGGTCAGGTCGATCATGGATGACGCGATCAGCAAGTTGTCGCCGGTGATGGATATTACCTATGGCGGCATTACTTCCTCCTTCGATGGCCGGGTTGGCCTCGAGAACGTTCAACTTCGTGTTCCTGCAGTGGGGGATAGCCTGCAGGTGAAGCAGGCAGAGCTGAAGTTCAAGAGTCTGCGCGAACTCCTCAGCTTCAAGGAGCGTCTGGCCGAGGGCAAGTTCCCTGAGCAGATGGCTGTCAGTCTGAAGGGCATCGCCCTGGAAGTGCATGGCCCGTTCATGCAGCAGCTTTACAACACGCCGGCCGAGCGCAGCGTCGTCACGGCCATGAGCGAAGTCGCGTGTGGCACGGTGCGCAACATAGGCACCGACGAGATGCTGGAAATGGGCTACCGGACACTGGAAACCGATGCCGAGTTCTCTTATCTGTTCCAGCCCGGCGCGCAGAAGCTCAGCCTGAACCTCACCTCTGACACCCGTGACATGGGCGAAGTGCGCCTGAGCATGTCGTTGTCTAACATGTCGGAGAAGCCAGGAGACCTGCGGGTCAATCCTCCGCATCTGTCCAGCGTGATCTTCGAGCTCAACGACAACCAGTATCAGCGCAAGGTCCAGCAGTTCTGCGCCGGCAAGCTCAGCCAGTCTGCGGAGGTCTACCTGAAGACGGCAGTGCAGCAGTTCGACACCGTGCTGCGCAGCCAGCGTATCGCCCTGGGGCAGCCGATGCTGGATGCCTACGGCCATTACCTGAAGGATCCGCAGTCGCTGCGGGTGGAACTGACGCCGAGCGAAGGCATGGCGTGGGACGGCCTGCAGTTCTTCGAGGCCAAGGATGTGGTCGCGATGCTGCGGCCGACGGTTCTGGTGAACCAGGAGCTGGTCCAGCCGGTCGAATTCGCCTGGGTCGACCCGGCTACTCGTAAAGAGCCGGCGGCGCTGGAGAAGATCACCGCTGCCACGGAGAAAGACGACATCGAACGTGCCGTGCAGCAGTACGAGTTCGTCAATGTTGCCGAACTGTCGGATTATGCCGGCAAGCGACTGCAGTTCATCACCTTCGATGGCGCCTATTACCAGGGTGTCTTGCACAAGGTGGAGAACGGGAAGGCTTATCTCAGCGTCCAGTTTGGATCGGGGACGGCTGAAATGTTCCTTCGGCTGGAAAAGATCGATAAGGTACGGGTTAGGTTTTAGAGCCCTCAGAGGAGTAGTGATGAGCGAGGCATTGTCCATCCACCATGACCAGGCTGGTCATCAGTTCGAGACCACCGTGGACGGTCATCGTGCATACCTGGCCTATATGGACCTGGGAAAACAGACATTGGACATCTATCGCACCTTCGTGCCAAACGTCCTGCGCGGTCGCGGCATCGCCGCGGCGTTGACTGAATCCGCGCTGGAATACGCCGAAGACCACGGCTACACCGTGATCCCATCCTGCTCCTACGTCGAACGTTACATCGAGCGTCGCCAGCGCCACTCCCAGCACAACGGCTGAATGGCTGCACAAACAAGAACGCCGGGCAATCGCCCGGCGTTTTCGTTTCTACCTGCCGATCAGCGCTGGCGCTTGGGCAGCACGTCCTTGAGCTTGGCGTGCATACTGCGCAGGGTCTTCTCGGTGGTGTCCCAGTCGATGCAGGCGTCGGTGATGGACACACCGTACTTCAGCTGGTCGAGTTCTTTCGGAATCGACTGGCTACCCCAGCCCAGGTGGCTTTCCACCATCAGGCCGACAATGGAGTTGTTGCCTTCCAGGATCTGGTTGGCGACGTTGTCCATGACCAGGGGTTGCAGGGCCGGGTCCTTGTTGGAGTTGGCATGGCTGCAGTCGACCATGATGTTCGGGCGGATGCCGGCCTTGGTCAGTTCCTGCTCACAAATCGCAACGCTCACCGAGTCATAGTTCGGCTTGCCGTTGCCACCGCGCAGTACCACGTGGCCATAGGCGTTGCCCTTGGTGGTGACGATGGAGACGCCGCCTTCCTGGTTGATACCGAGGAAGCGGTGCGGGCTGGATACCGATTGCAGGGCGTTGATCGCCACGGTCAGGCTGCCGTCGGTGCCGTTCTTGAAGCCGACAGCCGAGGACAGGCCAGAGGCCATTTCGCGGTGGGTCTGGGATTCGGTGGTGCGGGCGCCGATGGCCGACCAACTGATCAGGTCCTGCAGGTACTGCGGGGAGATCGGGTCCAATGCTTCGGTGGCGGTCGGCAGGCCTTTTTCGGCCAGGTCGCGCAGCAGCTGGCGGCCAATGTGCAGGCCGTCCTGGATCTTGAAGGAGTCGTCCAGGTAGGGGTCGTTGATCAGGCCTTTCCAGCCTACGGTGGTACGCGGCTTCTCGAAGTAAACGCGCATCACCAGGAAGAGGGTATCGGACAGTTCGGCAGCCAGACCCTTCAGACGGTCTGCGTATTCGTGAGCAGCCTTGATGTCGTGGATGGAGCAGGGGCCCACTACCACGAACAGGCGATGGTCCTTGCCATCGAGGATATTGCGGACCACCTCGCGACCGTTGGCGACGGTACGCAGGGCTTCGTCGGTCAGGGGAATTTCGCGCTTCAACTGCTCCGGCGTGATCAGG comes from the Pseudomonas sp. TCU-HL1 genome and includes:
- a CDS encoding L,D-transpeptidase family protein, which gives rise to MLSRFPAVARSLSLASLLVAGPVTALELPLPPPGEDIVGQVQVIKAKYEDTFADIGVANDLGYLEMVAANPGVDPWLPGAGTEIILPTRYILPPGPREGIVINLAEYRLYYFPKGQNVVHTYPLGIGREGWGSPVAATTITAKTSNPAWYPPKSIREEHAADGDPLPTVVPPGPDNPLGPFKFNLGVPGYLIHGSNKKFGIGMRVSHGCFRMLNNNVLALAAMAPVGTKVRILNEPYKFGVSGGKIYLEAHAPLDDNGDPSVVDKHTAVINALLKREDLVNTLRLNWDVVREVVAAEDGLPVEIAEPNSAVAASMPNTEL
- a CDS encoding 3-deoxy-7-phosphoheptulonate synthase, producing the protein MADLQIDDLNVASNETLITPEQLKREIPLTDEALRTVANGREVVRNILDGKDHRLFVVVGPCSIHDIKAAHEYADRLKGLAAELSDTLFLVMRVYFEKPRTTVGWKGLINDPYLDDSFKIQDGLHIGRQLLRDLAEKGLPTATEALDPISPQYLQDLISWSAIGARTTESQTHREMASGLSSAVGFKNGTDGSLTVAINALQSVSSPHRFLGINQEGGVSIVTTKGNAYGHVVLRGGNGKPNYDSVSVAICEQELTKAGIRPNIMVDCSHANSNKDPALQPLVMDNVANQILEGNNSIVGLMVESHLGWGSQSIPKELDQLKYGVSITDACIDWDTTEKTLRSMHAKLKDVLPKRQR
- a CDS encoding GNAT family N-acetyltransferase — protein: MSEALSIHHDQAGHQFETTVDGHRAYLAYMDLGKQTLDIYRTFVPNVLRGRGIAAALTESALEYAEDHGYTVIPSCSYVERYIERRQRHSQHNG
- a CDS encoding arylesterase; this translates as MRAWLLGGCLSLLLLAQEAMAGTVLVVGDSISAAFGLESSQGWVSLLGKRLSEKGYPQQVVNASISGDTSAGGLSRLPALLAEHKPELVIIELGGNDGLRGQPPVQLQQNLAGMIDNARQQGASVLLLGMRLPPNYGVRYTTAFANVYSALATEKQVPLVPFFLDGVGGVPEMMQPDGIHPAAQAQSRLLENLWPTLEPLL
- the oprI gene encoding outer membrane lipoprotei OprI, which encodes MNNVLKFSALALAAVLATGCSSVSKETEARLTATEDAAARAQARADEAYRKADEALAAAQKAQQTADEANERALRMLEKASRK